One Halichoerus grypus chromosome 1, mHalGry1.hap1.1, whole genome shotgun sequence genomic region harbors:
- the REEP6 gene encoding receptor expression-enhancing protein 6 isoform X2, whose translation MDGLRQRFERFLEQRNLATEALGALEAKTGVDKRYLAAGAATLLSLYLLFGFGASLLCNVIGFVYPAYASIKAIESPSKEDDTVWLTYWVVYGLFGLAEFFSDLLLSWFPFYYAGKHHEAVDSVVRDFSGRALDVAAGITRDAKASMTELQKDK comes from the exons ATGGACGGCCTGCGCCAGCGCTTCGAGCGCTTTCTGGAACAGAGGAACTTGGCCACCGAAGCGCTAGGGGCTCTCGAAGCCAAGACAGGTGTCGACAAGCGGTACTTGGCCGCGG GAGCCGCCACTCTACTAAGCCTGTATCTTCTCTTCGGCTTTGGGGCGTCTCTACTGTGCAATGTGATCGGCTTTGTGTACCCAGCGTATGCTTC aaTCAAAGCAATCGAGAGCCCAAGCAAAGAAGACGACACTGTGTGGCTCACGTACTGGGTGGTGTACGGCCTGTTCGGGCTGGCCGAGTTCTTCAGCGATCTACTCCTATCCTGGTTCCCTTTCTACTACGCGGGCAAG CATCACGAGGCCGTGGACAGCGTCGTGAGGGACTTCAGCGGGCGAGCTCTGGACGTGGCAGCCGGAATAACCCGGGACG CCAAAGCAAGCATGACCGAGCTCCAGAAGGACAAGTGA
- the REEP6 gene encoding receptor expression-enhancing protein 6 isoform X1, translating to MDGLRQRFERFLEQRNLATEALGALEAKTGVDKRYLAAGAATLLSLYLLFGFGASLLCNVIGFVYPAYASIKAIESPSKEDDTVWLTYWVVYGLFGLAEFFSDLLLSWFPFYYAGKCAFLLFCMIPGPWNGAHMLYHRAIRPLFLKHHEAVDSVVRDFSGRALDVAAGITRDAKASMTELQKDK from the exons ATGGACGGCCTGCGCCAGCGCTTCGAGCGCTTTCTGGAACAGAGGAACTTGGCCACCGAAGCGCTAGGGGCTCTCGAAGCCAAGACAGGTGTCGACAAGCGGTACTTGGCCGCGG GAGCCGCCACTCTACTAAGCCTGTATCTTCTCTTCGGCTTTGGGGCGTCTCTACTGTGCAATGTGATCGGCTTTGTGTACCCAGCGTATGCTTC aaTCAAAGCAATCGAGAGCCCAAGCAAAGAAGACGACACTGTGTGGCTCACGTACTGGGTGGTGTACGGCCTGTTCGGGCTGGCCGAGTTCTTCAGCGATCTACTCCTATCCTGGTTCCCTTTCTACTACGCGGGCAAG TGCGCCTTCCTGTTGTTCTGCATGATTCCCGGGCCTTGGAACGGGGCTCACATGCTGTATCATCGCGCCATTCGGCCACTGTTTCTAAAGCATCACGAGGCCGTGGACAGCGTCGTGAGGGACTTCAGCGGGCGAGCTCTGGACGTGGCAGCCGGAATAACCCGGGACG CCAAAGCAAGCATGACCGAGCTCCAGAAGGACAAGTGA
- the PCSK4 gene encoding proprotein convertase subtilisin/kexin type 4 isoform X2 translates to MRPAQTELWLRLVVALGLALVGPLPVGWSSARAPIYVSSWAVRVSQGYREAERLARKFGFVNLGQIFPDGQYYHLRHRGVVQQSLTPHWGHRLRLKKDPKVQWFEQQTLQRRVKRSLVVPTDPWFSKQWYMNNKVQPDLNILQVWSQGLSGQGIVVSVLDDGIEKDHPDLWANYDPLASYDFNDYDPDPQPRYTPSDENRHGTRCAGEVAAIANNGFCGTGVAYNARIGGVRMLDGTITDVIEAQSLSLQPQHIHIYSASWGPEDDGRTVDGPGVLTREAFRRGVTKGRGGLGTLFVWASGNGGLHYDNCNCDGYTNSIHTLSVGSTTRQGRVPWYSEACASTLTTTYSSGVAADPQIVTTDLHHQCTDKHTGTSASAPLAAGMIALALEANPFLTWRDMQHLVVRASRPAQLQAEDWRTNGVGRQVSHHYGYGLLDARLLVDTARTWLPTRPQQKCAIRIVHTATPILPLMQVRKNVSACAGRANYIRSLEHVQVRLSLSYSRRGDLEISLTSPMGTRSTLVAIRDAVPLHAAAVWDGRGHVGAAPGPPGDQQRVCAAGHRGAVPG, encoded by the exons atGCGGCCCGCCCAGACTGAGCTCTGGCTGCGCCTAGTAGTagccctgggcctggccctcgTTGGCCCCTTGCCTGTGGGGTGGTCCTCGGCCCGGGCCCCCATCTATGTCAGCAGCTGGGCCGTGCGGGTGTCCCAGGGTTACCGGGAGGCCGAGCGCCTGGCGCGCAAATTCGGCTTCGTCAACCTGGGGCAG ATCTTTCCTGACGGGCAGTACTACCACCTGCGGCACCGGGGCGTGGTCCAGCAGTCCCTGACCCCACACTGGGGCCATCGCCTGCGCCTAAAGAAAGACCCCAAG GTGCAGTGGTTTGAGCAGCAGACGCTCCAGCGGCGGGTGAAGCGCTCGTTGGTGGTACCCACAGACCCCTGGTTCTCCAAGCAGTGGTACATG AACAACAAGGTGCAGCCGGACCTGAACATCCTGCAGGTCTGGAGCCAGGGGCTGTCGGGCCAGGGCATTGTGGTCTCTGTCCTGGATGATGGCATCGAGAAGGACCACCCGGACCTCTGGGCCAACTAC GACCCCCTGGCCAGCTACGACTTCAATGACTATGACCCAGACCCCCAGCCGCGATACACGCCCAGTGATGAGAACCG GCACGGGACCCGCTGTGCTGGGGAAGTGGCAGCAATAGCAAACAATGGGTTCTGCGGCACAGGCGTGGCCTATAACGCGCGCATTGGAG GCGTGCGCATGCTGGACGGCACCATCACGGACGTCATCGAGGCCCAGTCGCTGAGCCTGCAGCCGCAGCACATCCACATCTACAGCGCCAGCTGGGGCCCCGAGGACGACGGCCGCACGGTGGACGGCCCCGGAGTCCTCACCCGGGAGGCCTTCAGGCGCGGCGTGACCAAG GGCCGCGGTGGGCTGGGCACGCTCTTCGTCTGGGCGTCGGGCAACGGCGGCCTGCACTATGACAACTGCAACTGTGACGGCTACACCAACAGCATCCACACGCTCTCGGTGGGCAGCACCACCCGGCAGGGCCGCGTGCCCTGGTACAGCGAGGCCTGTGCCTCCACGCTCACCACCACCTACAGCAGCGGTGTGGCCGCAGACCCGCAGATC GTCACCACAGACCTGCACCACCAGTGCACGGACAAACACACGGGCACCTCGGCCTCGGCCCCGCTGGCTGCGGGCATGATCGCCCTGGCTCTGGAGGCCAA CCCGTTCTTGACATGGAGGGACATGCAGCACCTGGTGGTCCGGGCGTCCAGGCCGGCACAGCTCCAGGCTGAGGACTGGAGGACCAACGGCGTGGGGCGCCAAG TGAGTCACCATTACGGCTATGGGCTGCTGGACGCCAGGCTGCTGGTGGACACGGCTAGGACCTGGCTGCCCACGCGGCCCCAGCAGAAATGCGCCATCCGGATCGTGCACACCGCCAC CCCCATCCTGCCGCTGATGCAAGTGAGGAAGAACGTGTCGGCCTGCGCTGGCCGTGCCAACTACATCCGCTCGCTGGAGCACGTGCAGGTGCGGCTCTCGCTGTCCTACAGCCGCCGGGGGGACCTGGAGATCTCACTCACCAGCCCCATGGGCACCCGCTCCACGCTCGTGGCCATCAG GGACGCTGTACCGCTACACGCTGCTGCTGTATGGGACGGCCGAGGACATGTCGGCGCGGCCCCCGGGCCCCCAGGTGACCAGCAGCGCGTGTGTGCAGCGGGACACAGAGGGGCTGTGCCAGGGTGA
- the PCSK4 gene encoding proprotein convertase subtilisin/kexin type 4 isoform X1, producing MRPAQTELWLRLVVALGLALVGPLPVGWSSARAPIYVSSWAVRVSQGYREAERLARKFGFVNLGQIFPDGQYYHLRHRGVVQQSLTPHWGHRLRLKKDPKVQWFEQQTLQRRVKRSLVVPTDPWFSKQWYMNNKVQPDLNILQVWSQGLSGQGIVVSVLDDGIEKDHPDLWANYDPLASYDFNDYDPDPQPRYTPSDENRHGTRCAGEVAAIANNGFCGTGVAYNARIGGVRMLDGTITDVIEAQSLSLQPQHIHIYSASWGPEDDGRTVDGPGVLTREAFRRGVTKGRGGLGTLFVWASGNGGLHYDNCNCDGYTNSIHTLSVGSTTRQGRVPWYSEACASTLTTTYSSGVAADPQIVTTDLHHQCTDKHTGTSASAPLAAGMIALALEANPFLTWRDMQHLVVRASRPAQLQAEDWRTNGVGRQVSHHYGYGLLDARLLVDTARTWLPTRPQQKCAIRIVHTATPILPLMQVRKNVSACAGRANYIRSLEHVQVRLSLSYSRRGDLEISLTSPMGTRSTLVAIRPLDVSGQGYNNWIFMSTHFWDEDPQGLWTLGLENKGYYFNTGTLYRYTLLLYGTAEDMSARPPGPQVTSSACVQRDTEGLCQECHGPAYILGHLCLSYCPPRYFSHTRQAVTAGPGRSATPALRVCSSCHPSCHTCRGGSPLNCTTCPPAYTLDEHRGSCSGPAPPNSTPRPTAVARPSCHHGRAQAVVLALLAMAFGSPFLCSVLSVGCLPPCGGLPHHHPRSGCWREPRDI from the exons atGCGGCCCGCCCAGACTGAGCTCTGGCTGCGCCTAGTAGTagccctgggcctggccctcgTTGGCCCCTTGCCTGTGGGGTGGTCCTCGGCCCGGGCCCCCATCTATGTCAGCAGCTGGGCCGTGCGGGTGTCCCAGGGTTACCGGGAGGCCGAGCGCCTGGCGCGCAAATTCGGCTTCGTCAACCTGGGGCAG ATCTTTCCTGACGGGCAGTACTACCACCTGCGGCACCGGGGCGTGGTCCAGCAGTCCCTGACCCCACACTGGGGCCATCGCCTGCGCCTAAAGAAAGACCCCAAG GTGCAGTGGTTTGAGCAGCAGACGCTCCAGCGGCGGGTGAAGCGCTCGTTGGTGGTACCCACAGACCCCTGGTTCTCCAAGCAGTGGTACATG AACAACAAGGTGCAGCCGGACCTGAACATCCTGCAGGTCTGGAGCCAGGGGCTGTCGGGCCAGGGCATTGTGGTCTCTGTCCTGGATGATGGCATCGAGAAGGACCACCCGGACCTCTGGGCCAACTAC GACCCCCTGGCCAGCTACGACTTCAATGACTATGACCCAGACCCCCAGCCGCGATACACGCCCAGTGATGAGAACCG GCACGGGACCCGCTGTGCTGGGGAAGTGGCAGCAATAGCAAACAATGGGTTCTGCGGCACAGGCGTGGCCTATAACGCGCGCATTGGAG GCGTGCGCATGCTGGACGGCACCATCACGGACGTCATCGAGGCCCAGTCGCTGAGCCTGCAGCCGCAGCACATCCACATCTACAGCGCCAGCTGGGGCCCCGAGGACGACGGCCGCACGGTGGACGGCCCCGGAGTCCTCACCCGGGAGGCCTTCAGGCGCGGCGTGACCAAG GGCCGCGGTGGGCTGGGCACGCTCTTCGTCTGGGCGTCGGGCAACGGCGGCCTGCACTATGACAACTGCAACTGTGACGGCTACACCAACAGCATCCACACGCTCTCGGTGGGCAGCACCACCCGGCAGGGCCGCGTGCCCTGGTACAGCGAGGCCTGTGCCTCCACGCTCACCACCACCTACAGCAGCGGTGTGGCCGCAGACCCGCAGATC GTCACCACAGACCTGCACCACCAGTGCACGGACAAACACACGGGCACCTCGGCCTCGGCCCCGCTGGCTGCGGGCATGATCGCCCTGGCTCTGGAGGCCAA CCCGTTCTTGACATGGAGGGACATGCAGCACCTGGTGGTCCGGGCGTCCAGGCCGGCACAGCTCCAGGCTGAGGACTGGAGGACCAACGGCGTGGGGCGCCAAG TGAGTCACCATTACGGCTATGGGCTGCTGGACGCCAGGCTGCTGGTGGACACGGCTAGGACCTGGCTGCCCACGCGGCCCCAGCAGAAATGCGCCATCCGGATCGTGCACACCGCCAC CCCCATCCTGCCGCTGATGCAAGTGAGGAAGAACGTGTCGGCCTGCGCTGGCCGTGCCAACTACATCCGCTCGCTGGAGCACGTGCAGGTGCGGCTCTCGCTGTCCTACAGCCGCCGGGGGGACCTGGAGATCTCACTCACCAGCCCCATGGGCACCCGCTCCACGCTCGTGGCCATCAG ACCCTTGGATGTCAGCGGCCAAGGCTACAACAACTGGATCTTCATGTCCACCCACTTCTGGGACGAGGACCCGCAGGGCTTGTGGACTCTGGGCCTGGAAAACAAGGGCTACTATTTCAACACGG GGACGCTGTACCGCTACACGCTGCTGCTGTATGGGACGGCCGAGGACATGTCGGCGCGGCCCCCGGGCCCCCAGGTGACCAGCAGCGCGTGTGTGCAGCGGGACACAGAGGGGCTGTGCCAGG AATGCCACGGCCCCGCCTACATCCTGGGCCACCTCTGCCTTTCCTACTGCCCCCCGCGGTACTTCAGCCACACCCGGCAGGCAGTGACCGCGGGGCCCGGGCGCTCGGCCACACCCGCCCTGCGCGTCTGCTCCAGCTGCCACCCCTCCTGCCACACGTGCCGCGGCGGTTCCCCACTCAACTGCACCACCTGCCCCCCCGCCTACACGCTGGACGAGCATCGGGGCTCCTGCTCTGGACCTGCCCCTCCCAACAGCACCCCCCGGCCCACCGCAGTGGCCCGCCCCAGCTGCCACCATGGCCGAGCCCAGGCCGTGGTCCTGGCCTTGCTGGCCATGGCCTTTGGGAGCCCCTTCCTCTGCAGCGTCCTCTCCGTGGGCTGCCTGCCGCCGTGCGGGGGCCTCCCCCATCACCACCCCAGGTCTGGCTGCTGGCGGGAACCTAGAGACATTTGA
- the C1H19orf25 gene encoding UPF0449 protein C19orf25 homolog, which produces MGSKAKKRVVLPTRPAPPTVEQILEDVRGAPSDDPVFAALALEDSLCLSGRAEDTEAQQEQLYQQSRAYVTMNQRLQQAGAGLKQKCEELWRAGEELERNVGQVKQVALPGAMAASSG; this is translated from the exons ATGGGTTCCAAGGCCAAGAAGCGAGTGGTGCTGCCCACGCGCCCGGCGCCCCCCACGGTGGAGCAGATCCTGGAGGACGTGCGGGGTGCGCCCTCCGACGACCCCGTTTTCGCCGCGCTGGCCCTGGAAG actccctctgcctctccgggAGGGCGGAGGACACGGAGGCCCAGCAGGAACAGCTCTACCAGCAGAGCCGAGCCTACGTCACCATGAATCAGCGGCTGCAGCAGGCGGGCGCTGGGCTGAAGCAGAAGTGTGAGGAGCTGTGGCGAGCTGGCGAGGAGCTGGAACGCAACGTCGGCCAGGTGAAGCAAGTGGCGCTGCCGGGAGCCATGGCTGCCTCCTCGGGCTGA